From Camelina sativa cultivar DH55 chromosome 7, Cs, whole genome shotgun sequence, one genomic window encodes:
- the LOC104700834 gene encoding GDSL esterase/lipase At1g58430-like, whose translation MSTAHTITITLFITTTLLVSSNAKPLFPAIFIFGDSTVDTGNNNFPSQTIFRAKHVPYGIDFPSHSPNGRFSNGKIFSDIIATKLNIKQFVPPFLQPNLTDQDIVTGVCFASAGAGYDDQTSLITQAIRVSEQPNMFKSYIARLKSIVGDKKAMKIINNAFVVVSAGPNDFILNYYDVPSWRRVYPSISDYQDFVLHRLNNFVRELYSLGCRKFLVGGLPPMGCLPIQMTAQFRNVLRYCLEQENRDSVLYNQKLQKLLPKIEASLTGSKILYSNVYEPMMDMIQNPSKYGFTETTRGCCGTGFLETSFMCNAYSPLCQNRSEFLFFDSIHPSEAAYSYIGNVLDAKIRGWLRG comes from the exons atgtcgACTGCTCATACCATAACCATCACTCTCTTCATCACAACAACACTACTAGTGTCCTCAAACGCCAAACCACTTTTTCCAGCGATTTTCATCTTTGGCGATTCAACGGTTGACACAGGCAACAACAATTTCCCTTCACAAACAATCTTCAGAGCTAAACATGTTCCTTACGGTATTGATTTCCCAAGCCACTCACCAAACGGAAGATTCTCAAACGGAAAAATTTTCTCCGACATAATCGCAACCAAACTCAACATCAAACAGTTTGTGCCTCCTTTCTTACAACCAAATCTCACTGACCAAGACATCGTGACCGGAGTCTGTTTTGCATCAGCAGGTGCCGGTTACGATGACCAAACCAGTCTCATCACACAAGCGATTCGTGTCTCGGAACAACCAAATATGTTCAAGAGTTACATTGCTCGTCTTAAGAGTATCGTAGGAGACAAGAAAGCTATGAAGATCATAAACAATGCTTTCGTGGTTGTGAGTGCAGGGCCTAATGATTTCATCTTGAATTATTACGATGTTCCCTCATGGCGCCGCGTGTATCCTAGCATTTCTGATTACCAAGACTTTGTGCTTCATAGGCTTAACAATTTCGTGCGG GAGCTTTATAGTCTAGGTTGCCGGAAATTTTTGGTTGGAGGTTTACCGCCAATGGGATGTTTACCGATTCAAATGACTGCACAATTCCGCAACGTCCTAAGGTATTGCTTGGAACAAGAAAACAGAGACTCTGTTTTATACAATCAGAAACTTCAGAAGCTCTTACCTAAGATCGAAGCATCACTTACAGGAAGCAAGATTCTTTACTCTAATGTCTATGAACCTATGATGGACATGATCCAAAACCCTAGCAAATACG GGTTTACAGAGACGACGAGAGGATGCTGTGGAACAGGGTTCTTGGAGACAAGCTTCATGTGTAATGCTTATTCTCCTTTGTGTCAGAATCGCTCGGAGTTTCTGTTCTTTGACTCGATACATCCATCGGAAGCTGCCTATAGTTACATTGGCAACGTTCTTGACGCTAAGATACGTGGGTGGCTTAGGGGTTAA
- the LOC104700835 gene encoding uncharacterized protein LOC104700835 — protein sequence MGNSGKKKNRFLRIVTMPLKVLSKARDLYMRSITGCAARTHYSSAVDAASVPFPRSRSTSSAFSSSASSRRRSSDYTFDDDYSELIRAASARSLGHKNEIDMIIHQQLQQQQQQRQRQEIRVAAVAVSGKNGLPKSSSVGMTMARIDEEDEEEGSIKKGSDLLYPRSRSHAVTIRGSKF from the coding sequence atgggaaatagtggaaaaaaaaagaacaggtTCTTAAGAATCGTCACCATGCCTCTAAAAGTTCTAAGCAAAGCTCGTGATCTCTACATGAGAAGCATCACAGGCTGCGCAGCTCGCACTCACTACTCTTCCGCCGTAGACGCCGCCTCGGTTCCCTTTCCGAGAAGCCGGAGCACTTCCTCCGCCTTCTCTTCTTCCGCCTCTTCTCGGAGAAGATCTTCTGATTACACCTTCGACGATGATTATAGCGAGCTGATTAGAGCTGCTTCGGCTAGGAGTTTGGGTCATAAGAACGAGATTGACATGATCATTCACCAACAGCTtcagcagcaacagcagcagagGCAGAGGCAGGAGATTCGCGTTGCGGCGGTTGCGGTTTCGGGAAAGAACGGTTTGCCGAAGAGCTCGAGCGTAGGGATGACAATGGCTaggattgatgaagaagatgaagaagaaggatctaTAAAGAAGGGATCCGATTTGTTATATCCTCGTAGCAGATCACATGCTGTTACTATCAGAggatcaaaattttaa